One part of the Rhizobium rhizogenes genome encodes these proteins:
- a CDS encoding isochorismate synthase MenF, which translates to MKTGALRTNDVESDEITDFNREFLFTSGSGQLRAKGIRESITLPARGGEDVASPLQQAIKGAFERARRAGQDNPIAIGAIPFDVSEPSCLYIPDNYEWSPRDTIPTATDSAMPALVGQNSLPDETGFKRAVEHAILNFRHSDVRKAVLSVMRELTFASEVNVERLLASLAKQNREGYQFRIPLPDGGDLIGVSPELLIRKQGEKIISNPLAGSAKRMTDPAADKANAERLSASEKDHYEHSLVIEDIRSLLSPCCAELDVPEKPSLINTAALWHLSTRIEGRLTDPETNALQLACLLHPTPAVCGFPTERAHRLIRFVEPFERGLFTGMVGWTDAQGNGEWVVTIRCGTVQRQTVRLFAGAGIVEASEPESEWAEVQTKLKTMLNACGVSA; encoded by the coding sequence ATGAAAACGGGAGCACTCAGGACGAATGACGTCGAATCCGACGAAATTACTGATTTTAATAGAGAATTTTTGTTTACTTCCGGTTCCGGACAATTACGGGCCAAAGGTATACGCGAAAGCATCACGCTTCCCGCCAGAGGTGGTGAAGATGTTGCAAGCCCTTTACAGCAGGCGATAAAAGGCGCTTTTGAACGGGCACGCAGGGCCGGACAGGATAACCCGATCGCGATTGGCGCTATCCCCTTCGATGTCAGCGAACCTTCATGCCTTTATATACCGGACAACTATGAGTGGAGTCCACGCGACACCATTCCGACCGCCACTGATTCGGCCATGCCGGCGCTTGTCGGACAGAACAGCCTGCCGGACGAGACGGGTTTCAAGCGTGCGGTCGAGCATGCCATTCTCAATTTTCGCCATTCCGACGTCCGCAAAGCGGTGCTTTCCGTCATGCGTGAACTGACTTTTGCCTCCGAGGTCAATGTCGAGAGATTGCTGGCCAGCCTCGCAAAACAGAATCGCGAGGGCTACCAGTTCCGCATTCCCCTGCCTGACGGCGGCGACCTGATCGGCGTCAGCCCGGAACTGCTCATCCGCAAGCAGGGTGAGAAGATCATCTCCAACCCGCTGGCGGGATCAGCGAAACGCATGACCGACCCGGCGGCGGACAAGGCCAATGCCGAACGGCTCTCCGCCTCGGAGAAGGACCATTACGAGCATAGTCTGGTCATCGAGGATATCCGTTCGCTGCTTTCGCCGTGCTGCGCGGAACTCGACGTTCCGGAAAAACCCTCCCTCATCAACACGGCCGCGCTCTGGCACCTTTCGACGCGCATCGAAGGCCGCCTTACCGACCCGGAAACCAATGCGCTGCAACTGGCGTGCCTGCTGCACCCGACACCGGCCGTTTGCGGTTTCCCGACCGAGCGCGCCCATCGCCTCATCCGTTTCGTCGAACCCTTCGAGCGTGGCCTGTTCACCGGCATGGTGGGCTGGACGGATGCGCAGGGCAATGGCGAATGGGTGGTGACGATCCGTTGCGGCACCGTGCAGCGCCAGACCGTGCGGCTTTTCGCGGGCGCCGGCATCGTTGAGGCTTCGGAGCCCGAATCCGAATGGGCCGAAGTGCAGACCAAACTCAAGACCATGCTGAACGCCTGCGGCGTTTCCGCCTGA